DNA from Clarias gariepinus isolate MV-2021 ecotype Netherlands chromosome 8, CGAR_prim_01v2, whole genome shotgun sequence:
ACTATGAGTTATCTTTTCCGCGAGCCTGCCACCATTAACTACCCGTTTGAGAAAGGCCCACTGTCCCCTCGCTTTCGTGGAGAGCATGCGCTGCGCCGGTACCCGTCTGGAGAGGAGCGCTGCATTGCCTGCAAGCTATGTGAGGCCATCTGCCCAGCACAGGTATACACACAACCACTTTCTATAGCTCAGTAAACTTTTAACTATGTGTGGTAGCCTCACACAATCCTTTCCttatgtttgggtttttttttaactactaattttagaaaaatagctaaatcatcatttaaaacattaaaagaattatactgtacatgtttaatgTGTGTTCTTTGTTTGCAAACCAAGTTTAGGAAGTTATTAGGAGGGAAAAATGGGAGTAGCCAGCTATCTCTGTATCCCTCTAGCTCGCTTAATCTTTCTCATTTTATATTGTAAGTAACatatgattttaaaatgcaGTGTAAAGGGCAAACATGTATTCTCCTTCAGTatatcactgtgtggcttaaccaACAAAGGCTATGTTAACATTACCAGCCTAAAGTGATTTAATgcagaattataattttttttacagtaatatgACAGATTTTAGAcatattcaaattttctgaaacacagaattttgggttttcattagctgtaagtcataattatcacaattaaaagaaataaacgcttaaaatatatcagtctgtgtgtaatgaatctgtatAATGAGTTCCAGATTTTGAATTACATAACTGaaataagtcactttttgatgatattctatttcattgagatgcacctgtatatcCAATACTCAACCATGTGACGTTTCGAGTAAGAAAAGGGAAAGATCAGGATCCATGAAAATTTTTGCCCCTGCAAAATGCGCAGGGCATTCGCAGGGATCCATAGGCACTGGGGCGCGAGAAATTCATaactaaaatttaatttgaacaATATCTGTAATATGAATGTAGccaaaaattattcattttctctgaaactggtcaggtacagatAGGGATTGAACTGAACATGGTGAGCAAGTACATgataaaaatgagagccaaaaaggaagcctggagaacttaagactacataaaaaaaaaattaaacactactggcttttttaaatatgcgGAAATAAGGGGTGGCTTACAACTGTGAGAGTACAACTAAAATGTTATATACTGAAACATCATAattacataaaacacacatgctTATATATCCATCTGCTGTCATATCCCAGGCCATTACAATCGAAGCTGAACCTCGTGCTGATGGCAGCAGGCGAACAACCCGTTACGATATCGACAtgacaaaatgtatttactgcGGGTTTTGCCAGGAGGCGTGTCCTGTGGATGCCATTGTAGAGGTGAGCACTAGTCAGTTTTAtagttatagaaaaaaatatatttctccaTAAACTTTTTTGCCATTTGATCTGTTTGAACGTCACATAGTATTGAGGGGTGCATGGCACAGTTGCACTTATTAAACAGCAAGACAACCATGCCTAATTACTTTTTTCGTCTCTCCTTTTATTCAGGGGCCAAACTTTGAATTTTCTACAGAGACTCATGAAGAACTTCTCTATAACAAAGAAAAGTTGCTCAATAATGGAGACAAATGGGAGGCTGAGATTGCAGCCAATATTCAGGCTGACTATCTTTACAGATAGACAGAATGTCTGcgttctgacacacacacactcacacacgctctGACTGACCGACAGACTATCAACAAGGTTATCTCCATCAATAATGATCCCTGATAAAGTGTTCAGAGGTAGCTTCAAGTTAAGGTTAAGAGGCCCAAAGGATTGCAGTATATACATTGTGGTATTATTCTTGCCTGTCTAATAATTCAAAATGAGGATAATACAGTGATGTTTTTTGGAAACTCTATGGCCAAAAAGAGATACCAGCCCTGAACTCTGTTTTAAAGCGTGGCACTTACTGTAACTAAAGTACAATACTTCTGATTTGCCGTCACACGGACTGAACAGTTTTTCCAAACACTCTCTTTATCTTTGTGGTGCAGAATGTGAGACAGcctgaataaaatttttatgcCATTTTGAATGTCAATTCAGGTATTGGGCAAAATAACATTTGTCATGTGGTGacttacagaaagacagaccGGATTGTGTGTCCATATAATAACTGTACAAAATATCTGTattgaataaattaatgttaaaaaagaaGCCTTTGGTCTCTTCTTTCTCCATCTTTATCTAAAATGGTTGATGTATTATAGTAGGATGGGATTTCAGTAacccaaaatattttaatgggcGGAATCAGTTAAACACTATATTGGACCTATTCATTatgaatttttatattttgcttgaAAGCACAGTGGACTAAAGGCGAAACAACATGcttttttgaaaaatatatcCTAATGTTGCATTGTTGTGAGCTCAACAAATTATATGTGAAGCCTTTTCTGTAAATTTATAACTGCTTTAACAAAGGATAAAGAATATTGTATGATGTCGTACAAAATTACACCATTGCGATAGTGTAAAACCGTAGAGAATAAACTGATAATAgttatttatgtaaacattcaaataaaattaaagcatggggaaaaaatgagattcgcaaaattatatatatatatatatatatatatatataaaaaactctctctctctctctctctaaatatatatatatatatatatatatattactctctctctctctctctatatatatatatatatatatatatatatatagagagagagagagagagagagagagtaaaattatatatttaaaaaaaagttgtgtaaaaatgtacacGTTATGATGTATTGTTTAGGAATAACTAAAAGTCCATGAAATTAATAACCTCCCACTTATTCTGTATGGGCGATTGGACTGAAAGCGTTTTGGAGAAGGTCGGCTCAAGGCGCATGCGCAGTATCTGCTTTCTCGCCATTTGTCGGTAATTGAGGGGCGTCTGTGAAGAGACAGATTAAAGCGTCCCattcagggttgccagattggtctttattttaaattgaaaaatatttatttagcagtGGTCAATCAATTAATATATAGGTAGATatagattttttatattattaaaaatgttattttatttccagtgtaaatgtttaaatgaatcaCATTATCCATCGCTGACAAACTCACTAATTATCGTCACAATTTTTTAGATAATAATACaggataacgtgccataataaGAGAGGACCACCAATAATAGCCTACATGTTTATTATTCACAATCCAGTTTAGCTACAAAtaatgcatacagtacacacacacactgtatactgaACAATCTGTGAAGGATGTCAAAATAAGctaataaataagataaatcaatacatttagaaaacatttaaaatgaccttttaaattaaatcagcacTTGTTTGTTCAGGGTCAGCGCAGTggtgtattggttagcactttggccttgcacctccattctcgagggtttgattcctgcctcaggtctgtgtgcatggagtttgcatgttctccccgtgcttggtgggtttcctccaggtattttagttttttcccacagtccaaagacattcagatttgGCTAATTGGGTTTGCCAAaagtctgtagtgtgtgtgtgtgccctaatgtggattggaaccctgtccagagtgtaccccgccttgtgccctaagtctcttggggtaggctccaggctcccgcGACCCTGTGCACAGGATAAGAAGTATACAACAGCGATCTGACTGGACTCAAATCACAATCTGGCAACTCTCAACCCTTTCTCTAATCTGGTCTGAGAGGCTTAGAAATGCAAGGCAGAGAATTCACtgtcatattatttattttttaaatgcaatttgagcattaaatttatttaaactcatttagAATATGTGGCCCCCCTTGATTGTCAGTTTCCTTGTCTGCCagtagatatttatttaaattttgcttcaaacttcattaatttatttacatttagacacatTTGTGCCAATATGAAGGACCGACTGGCACAGCTGAAGGAGGTaggatttctttttctatttctataaGTAGCTTCCATTAGTATTGATAGATAACTAAGcttataaaaccaaaaaaaaatggtaatgaGGGCATGTTCTTCACTATGGTGATTCCATTAAGAGTACATCTTTTAAACCTCTAGTTTCAAGATTAAAAGAATTTTATGAATCCCTTTCTTcctcccagagggaaattgcttgtTTTTAATCTATGTTTTACCTGTAGTTCGTTACTGTAAACACTACTTAAAAGGcacaaaaatggtaaaaaatttCTAATTTTGTATTCTACTAATACATTTCAGCATACTCTATGCTTACTTTACTATGTAAATAATAGCCTAGATGTTTATCATTCACAATCCAATTTAGCTACAAATAATGCGTACAGGACACAGAAATTGTATACTGGACAATCTGTGAAGGATGTTAAAATAagctaataaatattataaatcacTACTATATTTACAACATAGTTAAAATCACCTTTCAAATTTAATCATCATTTGTTTCTtcagggcggcatggtggtgtagtggttagcactttgacctcgcacctccagggtcgagatACATGCTTTGGTAGTTTCTAATTCTGagaacagaaaagcatttacttaaacgtttaaaaaaaaaagaaaaaagaatacaaaTACTAATAAGCAGCTATCTCTATAATTCTGCTGATTTACAAGTAAGTGTGAGATCATGGCAGGTTAGAATGATTTGTCATGAGACTAATCATGATTTTATACCCACTAGTTTTAAACCAATGAACATGCATGCAGCCTGATCAGCCAAATGCAACTTTTTTCAATTGAATGTAATTAAAACTTAAGCATTTGGAAGAAAACCTATCCAGTCAGATGACACTGATTTATTGGCATTTTGCCAGTTGCCTCCTACACAATGAGTTGGGTAGAGAGGGCGAGAGAGGATTAGAGATTAGGGGAAAGGCTTCCTCCTTCTGCTCTACCTTTACAAATGACATATGATGCGGTTACCCTCTTGTACAGTCAGTATGGACTTATTTAAGGCATTGCCTATAAACAACAATCCCTGGGTGTATTTTGTGTTGGGTTCTTCTGTCAGAAAACAGATCAAACTCCTGATGATGTGGAGATCCAGGTAGACAATGAAGACTTTATGGATGAGTTCTTTTCTCAGGTATGTCACTCCTTACAGtgcagatatttttttaaaaagtgtcatGCTGTTGttcagtgtgcgtgtgtgatttTTTCAGATTGAAGAGATCCGCACCAGTATTGATAAGATTGATGAGAACGTGACTGAGATAAAGCGCCTCTATTCTGTCATCCTCTCTGCACCTACCTCAGACCAAAGTAAACTTCCATCATCGTCTCTACCCGTATCTCATTTATAATTTTGCATCCCATTCATCATTTTACGTCCACTATTTCCTACAGAATAACTGCTGCTAGTTGTCTGTATTTTACTGATTTCTTTCTTCAGGgattttctgttctgttctgttcttgtctttctctttgctctctcaGAGACACAAGATGACCTGGAAGCCATCACCAATGAAATCAAGAAATTAGCCAATAATGTTCGCAACAAACTCAAAAGTGGGTTTTCATTTacaaaaagcactttcaaaagcTATGCCACATAACTAAATAATGCATAATAGTTAGTGATTTAGTGTTTTAATGTTACATTATCCCAGACTGTCtctaaaattttattcaataaaaattgAACTGGTCAAGTGACAGAAACATAACATAAcgtaacataatataatatagtatagtatagggcggcatggtggcctaatggttatcactgtcgccttgcacctccagggtccaggttcaattcccgcctcttagtgcatggagtttgcatgttctccctgtgcttggtgggttttctccaggtactctggtttcctcccccagtccgaagacatgcagaataggcaAATTAAcacagtgtgtaaataagtgtgtgtatgtgagtgtgccctgcgatggattggcaacccaTCCAGGGTGTTTCCCGCCttagtctcttgggataggctttcatgataaagcggtatagaagacgagtgaatgagtgagtgagtatagtgtaatataatatactacAGTAGAACCtaggattgtgagcataatttgttccgggaGTGTGCTTGTCgatcaaaacactcgtatatcaaaccAAATTTCCCCTATTCGAAATAATGGAAACCctgatgatttgttccacaacccaaaaatattcatataaaaataatgaatataaaatataaagtaaaaataaaacaaactaaactgccctttacttttaaaaagaatcatggcCAGTGGTGGCCGGTCAATAAGGGGCGCTGGGGTGCcgcccccttaaagttaggcagtgaagaatgctactttaacatgtaattatttcacataaaattatttattttaataatgaaataaagtaattcagtcacaatattccgctgcatttgttaatataatttatttacaataaaaaaaaaatctaaactgaatTACGTTCATTTGTGTTCGTGTACGCTGGGCGCCGGACAAACGAGTGTCTACGTAGGCATgtaaatttttgaaaagcatttgATTTaaggctgagctctaattggatttttttttttcaaatcatccttggggTGCAGCACTGTGTGCACTGAacctcccacttttgttcttagcgaatcaatattgttttaaatatttaggctCATGTcattggaccattctcaacgagtcttattTAACgctcagcagattgttagttaatgtattgaatagtaaTTGACGTGGaagccagctaaatatgagagaatattctgtaatttctttgcaaGGCGACCggttgaagaaagaaaaaagttaaagagcttggaccagatcgacctgatcttttaattaagcagcagtcaagtgatcaCGGCCAAGCTTACCCCCcgtgcttttccagcacttcatatggctatttacaggtacatgcaattattaaaattattatgcacattttTTTGCACCAGCTGCAACTGATCATGGCTGTGGTGATTGGgaccagagagacacacacacacacacacagccccgcACAAacgagcacacacatacaaacacaaaataaaagatgctttacacacacacgtgctcaCAGTGTTCTTGGCGTCAAAACCAAtgccacatgatactcgataatacttggtactcgtattttaaaaaaataataataaaaatttgctcgttttgcggaacactcgcaagcAGGGTTACTCGCTATCTgcggttccactgtatatattatattatattatattatattatttctcAGCGGGAGAATTGAGcaaggcatataagacattaaaaatttttgcatttaatttccccccctatttgattattttttaagaacatGATTCTTTTTATACCAccatatattaaaaaacaccatttttttcttcattatttaTAGTAATGTTAATATGTTATCATTAATTTTATCGCAGCTATAAATTTCaacatgaaaacaaaacaaaaagaattctctacaaaatattgaatatttgaTCTCATCATCAGGCATCGAGCACAGTTTGGAGTCAAATGCAGAGGAAAGAGTTTCAGCTGATACGCGGATAAAGAAATCTCAGGTAACAAATGTGCTGACATGCACATTTGACCATATAGCACATAGTTATAAAAAGGATTCATTTATGGTCATGCTATTCAGGTATCGGCTAATCTTTATCACCCAAACACCCCTTCGAgcttggttcctctcaaggtttcttcttcatgttatatactgtacgtttTCGTCCTCACAGTTgcctctggcttgctcattagggagaAATTGATAAAGATATACTTTTAAAATCTAAAcaagtgtttttaatatttattttcagattttcttttctGTAAACCTGCTTTTTGACAATGCCCAGTGTTAGAAACACTgtataaattaaactgaattgaatttaatatattGATTTAATTGATAGATGTTTTACAAGAATCCAACAAGTGAGAATATATCTGAGAAAGTAAGGAGGAAAGTTCTTGAATAAACTTCCAAACTGCTATTTGGGCAATCCTAAGATCTGTTCTTATAACTTTTCTTGTTACTAAAGCAAAACAGCTTTCCCTTCTTTCCCAACTATCccttctgtctttattttttttttcagcatgctGTGCTAGCAAGAAAGTTTGTGGAGGTTATGACGAAGTACAATGAAGCACAAGTAGAGTTTAGAGAGAAGAGCAAAGGGCGGATCCAAAGACAGCTAGAGATCAGTGAGTCAAACACACCTGatccaaacacacactataTGCACTTAATGTTGCATACTATATAAGTGTGTCAATATTTCTTTCTCTGATGTAACAGCGGGAAAAGCGACCACTGATGAGGAGCTGGAGGAGATGCTGGATGGTGGCAATGCTGCTGTCTTCACAGCAGGggtgtgtacctgtgtgtgtgtgtgtgtgtatgtgtgtgtgttgttgtttttttgtaaatgtcaaaggACTGGAACAATTTAGtttgcttcattaaaaaacaaatgttggccatttattttgtttgtagaTCATGGACTCGGCCATCTCAAAGCAGGCCTTAAGTGAAATCGAAGCGAGACACAAAGATATCATACGCTTGGAAAGCAGCATTAAGGAGCTGCATGACATGTTTCTGGACATAGCCATGCTAGTGGAGAATCAGGTACTTAATCAGCTGTgtatttttgatatctcaacaTGCTCAAAGTTAGGACAGGGGATTTAAATATTCAGTAAGCATTCTGTCTTCCAATGtcaagaatctttttttttacctttaggtTCTTTTTATCTTGTGTTTGATAGCTTTAATACAGATGCAATCTGTAATCACATTAccaaattaattcattcatattgctaactttattttttatttatttatggattttttacatttctgttttgtCATCGTTTGTGTACAGGGAAGCATAATCGATAGGATTGAAACAAACATGGACCAGTCTGTGGGCTTTGTTGAACGAGCAGTGGCTGACACTAAAAAAGCAGCCAAGTTTCAGCAGGAAGCCCGGAGGGTAAATTGGAAAAATGGAACTAATTTATAGGCTAtttgtttttgactttttaagGTATTGACTTTTTAAGGATTAAAATCAATCAATTTAAGTGACCAGTCAAACTGTTTAATTAGTATAGgaagatattatatatattattgaacGTGTGTGTCTCAGGGGTagcacagtggttaaggcatcagactaggtcccaggttcaaactgactaacaccaagttaccactgttcggatcttgagcaaggctcttaaccctcaattgatcagatgtataatgagatcaaatgtaagtcgctctggataagggcatctgccaaatgcctaaatgaaaattgtgtgtgtgtgtgtgtgtgtgtgtgtgtgtggatgtacagtatgtttgccaCAGGATTACCTAGCCAAGTGTAAAAGTAGGCAGCgtcatcatcaacttttatgtcatactgtgtgagtatatatatatatatatatatatatattttactatacTTATTAGACTGCTTGACTGGTCACTTGTAATAATACATCTTTATTTGATTACCAGATCATCATTAGTTAGGTACATGGGTGGAGCCAAGGGATAACCTctagaaataaatattacaagACAGGTTCCAATTTCCATCACTGAtataatatttctaaaaatgAAGGTTCCGCCGCCTCTGCTTCAAATGctgattttttgttgttaataaaATCAGCATGAGACTTTAGTTTCTTACTCCATTATTCAGTTTTTCTGTAAAGATTTGTTTTCTTCCCCTGACTTTAGTCTAGCTATtccactattttattttattttatttgaatccAAGTTATGTCTCTACCTATGTCCCCATTCTTCACATTCTCACATGGACTTCTCTTGTCATCCACAACAGAAACAGATGATGATCACATTGTGTTGCATTATTCTTGCGGTCATCATTGGCTCCCTTGTGTACAGCTGGTTAAAGTAAGAATTCTTTTGGGTGAAATTTTAACCATGTGCTTGGTCTAAGTTATTATATCATGCACAGTCTACCATCTATATGAAGGTTTTCAACTGtgacatttacttttatttctttttgcatgACACAGGTAAATGTAGATGTACTTCAAGACCCATCTCAGAGTGGGTACCTCGACATCAATCAAGATATGATGCTCCAGACTCATAGGCTTTCTTtgcctttctctcttttttttaatccctgttgtttgtctttatttttattttggttttaatttCCAACCTACTTTACCGTAGACctaaatatcaatatataatgtgtaatCTGACATGAACAGTCAGATTTGTTTGCTAGTTAGACAAACATACTGAAATtatgtgaaataaaattttgtgaaatcaatttttttttttttacctgaagcACTGCTATTATCTGTTCATGCTGTGATTACCCAATGgctttgtgctttaaaaaaggACTTCTTTCTGAAGTCaggttaacaaaaataaattgaataaatggaatttatttaaattaagcaGTGGTTTTACTGGCTGTCATAGATTACTTAACTTTCTTGACTTAACATCAATTATTAATTGTCTTAGGTTTGGTTTTTTTAGGTTCATTTTTCTGCTGTCTGCTTGCTATATGATTTAATAGGGTGATCATATAAATGATATGCGggtcttaataataaaaaatataaatttctacaggaagtaaataaaaaaagatattccAATCATGACAAGATGAAATGTAAGCTAACAAACGTCATATATAAAGTTTTGTGAAACCATTAACTAAACACTTACATTAACTAAATACTTATAGCCTTCGCCTATCATGTCAATCATATCTATTGTAATCTATAAATGCAGGTCAGCAAATAATACATGGTTGTTTTAAAGATTTgtctattttatctttttttggtCTTTAAAATAAGACAAACCTTGGGATAAATATATTAGCCAATCAGCATTGCCATTCTAACAGtggaccaatcagaattcacTTCCTTGTTCTGACTCGCACCACTGGCGCTCCTGGGGTGAGACCATGCGGACAGACAAAGTACATGGCTCTCTGTTATATTTGTTTAGTCGTGGAGCTCATCCTGCCTTAATGACTTTAACAGTACAATAATGTATAAcgtgtgttatttgtgttttCGCTCAATTGAAGGGAAAGTTAATTCCCCACGATAAATCGACCCTCAAATAGCATTCACATGCGAACATGGACGGAGTGGCCACAAGCGATGGGATGTCAAGCTCCGGTCGAGCAAAGGTAGAGAAATTAATGATATCTTGATTCAGGCT
Protein-coding regions in this window:
- the stx3a gene encoding syntaxin-3 isoform X2, whose product is MKDRLAQLKEKTDQTPDDVEIQVDNEDFMDEFFSQIEEIRTSIDKIDENVTEIKRLYSVILSAPTSDQKTQDDLEAITNEIKKLANNVRNKLKSIEHSLESNAEERVSADTRIKKSQHAVLARKFVEVMTKYNEAQVEFREKSKGRIQRQLEITGKATTDEELEEMLDGGNAAVFTAGIMDSAISKQALSEIEARHKDIIRLESSIKELHDMFLDIAMLVENQGSIIDRIETNMDQSVGFVERAVADTKKAAKFQQEARRYVCHRIT
- the stx3a gene encoding syntaxin-3 isoform X1, encoding MKDRLAQLKEKTDQTPDDVEIQVDNEDFMDEFFSQIEEIRTSIDKIDENVTEIKRLYSVILSAPTSDQKTQDDLEAITNEIKKLANNVRNKLKSIEHSLESNAEERVSADTRIKKSQHAVLARKFVEVMTKYNEAQVEFREKSKGRIQRQLEITGKATTDEELEEMLDGGNAAVFTAGIMDSAISKQALSEIEARHKDIIRLESSIKELHDMFLDIAMLVENQGSIIDRIETNMDQSVGFVERAVADTKKAAKFQQEARRKQMMITLCCIILAVIIGSLVYSWLK
- the ndufs8a gene encoding NADH:ubiquinone oxidoreductase core subunit S8a, giving the protein MAATLRLLFSVSRPGSFGASHSLVRPLSLSTHREGYKYVNAQEPANDMKSITDRAAQTLLWTELFRGLGMTMSYLFREPATINYPFEKGPLSPRFRGEHALRRYPSGEERCIACKLCEAICPAQAITIEAEPRADGSRRTTRYDIDMTKCIYCGFCQEACPVDAIVEGPNFEFSTETHEELLYNKEKLLNNGDKWEAEIAANIQADYLYR